The following are encoded in a window of Danio aesculapii chromosome 12, fDanAes4.1, whole genome shotgun sequence genomic DNA:
- the LOC130238055 gene encoding putative sodium-coupled neutral amino acid transporter 10 isoform X1, with translation MALLPQEGICHPFASRASLCAIVFGTMFVGILIPNVETILGLTGATMGSLICFICPALIYKKIMKNAWTAQLVLWVGLGILLISTATTMSISSNEPVKITPAQDVPAKTENKLPNIIAPELPKVPVQENRVEPDPGEKPDRPPIEVEQPAEKKADEPPQIKVPVEVVEQKKKEEEVQLDRPEAGVAVPEGEAHRHEPPIPHDGVQIDEIKNQEELEDEKKQPSIVEEEKKLPAREEEELLAEQGAGQAQEVGSDAVKEEELKEQDGMVKRAVDKANKVENPEDPKQPLVVHKEPENLPEVKQQHGDSEADGQKKLEENEKAPEPQEEKPKEKIVAEEHKDEKVPDGKDGGAEKDGDGDKMEVIKKIVAEGQLDHAMLLQVIKEQQEQQKRLLDQQEKLLAVIEEQHKEIHQIKDGEEEPKAVEQQKKHLDQEEKHLPVNEVVPQVKEGEAEPKAPAAGEGAGEVENAVPRQQEGIEVAGKPKVAVDAPEQFQQPQGEPVQVPVAVAVPEQPAAKEAQAVAVVQDQGVEVPKKEELELKNEGVLPEVGARGVPLRQREPEVDKINPDALAEEEEKVKQKLAQLEAEKERIEKEKLEKERIEKEVQARVEKERKEREKREELAREQELEQVRQQKEQLEKERLEAERLKEVREKMEKEIIERAEEKKRLLEHKERVDQLQQVIDARREKQQKESLENENLKREREKMDKEIMERAEKEKVILEHKERLEQLQQVINAKKEADALKEGLPPMPKQNGGRDLKENIVPLQEEQKQEKRSREDGGLDLKRRRRALDPQGEGGADLDLLQDVGGLYLNPDLKGQFLAESLVHTRQLQQTFQRQENEE, from the exons CTGGTTCTGTGGGTCGGTCTGGGGATCCTGCTCATCAGCACTGCCACCACAATGTCCATTTCCTCCAATGAGCCGGTGAAAATAACCCCCGCTCAGGATGTCCCCGCAAAAACCGAGAACAAGCTTCCCAACATCATCGCCCCCGAGTTACCTAAAGTTCCAg TGCAAGAGAATAGAGTGGAACCTGATCCAGGAGAGAAGCCAGATAGGCCCCCGATTGAGGTTGAACAGCCAGCAGAGAAGAAAGCAGACGAGCCCCCTCAAATTAAAGTTCCTGTGGAAGTGGTTGAGCAAAAGAAAAAAGAGGAAGAGGTTCAGCTGGACCGCCCTGAAGCAG GTGTAGCGGTCCCAGAAGGCGAAGCGCACCGCCATGAGCCGCCCATCCCTCATGATGGAGTTCAGATTGATGAGATCAAAAACCAAGAGGAGCTGGAGGATGAAAAGAAACAACCCTCCATTGTGGAGGAAGAAAAGAAGCTTCCTGCCAGAGAGGAGGAGGAGCTTCTTGCTGAGCAGGGGGCGGGGCAAGCACAAGAGGTGGGGTCTGATGCTGTAAAAGAGGAGGAGCTGAAAGAACAGGACGGCATGGTGAAAAGGGCTGTTGACAAGGCTAACAAAGTGGAAAACCCAGAAGATCCAAAGCAGCCATTGGTGGTCCATAAAGAACCAGAAAACCTGCCTGAAGTGAAACAACAGCATGGTGACAGTGAAGCCGACGGACAGAAGAAGCTAGAGGAGAATGAGAAAGCCCCTGAACCTCAGGAAGAGAAAC CGAAGGAGAAGATTGTTGCGGAGGAGCACAAGGACGAGAAGGTTCCAGATGGGAAAGATGGAGGAGCGGAGAAAGATGGAGATGGAGACAAGATGGAAG TGATTAAAAAGATTGTTGCAG AGGGTCAGTTGGACCATGCTATGCTGCTGCAGGTAATTAAGGAGCAGCAGGAACAGCAAAAAAGGCTCCTGGACCAACAGGAAAAGCTCTTGGCAGTGATTGAGGAGCAGCACAAGGAGATTCACCAAATTAAGGATGGAGAGGAAGAACCAAAAGCAGTAGAACAGCAGAAAAAGCACTTGGACCAGGAGGAAAAACACTTGCCTGTGAATGAGGTGGTCCCCCAAGTAAAGGAAGGAGAAGCTGAGCCAAAGGCACCAGCAGCAG GAGAGGGTGCGGGTGAGGTCGAGAATGCTGTGCCGAGGCAGCAGGAAGGCATAGAGGTGGCAGGGAAGCCTAAAGTTGCTGTTGATGCTCCAGAACAATTCCAGCAACCCCAGGGAGAGCCAGTGCAGGTTCCTGTAGCGGTCGCAGTGCCTGAGCAGCCTGCAGCAAAAGAGGCTCAAGCTGTGGCTGTAGTGCAAGACCAAGGTGTTGAAGTTCCCaagaaggaggagctggagctgaaAAATGAAGGAGTGCTTCCTGAGGTTGGTGCCCGTGGTGTTCCATTGCGCCAGCGTGAACCAGAAGTGGACAAAATCAATCCTGATGCTCTTGCAGAGGAAGAGGAGaaagtaaaacagaaattggccCAACTGGAGGCAGAGAAGGAGAgaatagaaaaagaaaagttgGAGAAGGAAAGGATTGAGAAGGAGGTGCAGGCCCGGGTGGAGAAGGAGAGGAAGGAACGGGAAAAGAGAGAAGAGCTTGCACGAGAACAGGAGCTAGAACAAGTGCGGCAGCAGAAGGAACAGTTAGAGAAGGAAAGGCTCGAAGCGGAGAGGTTGAAAGAGGTAAGAGAGAAGATGGAAAAAGAGATCATAGAACGTGCTGAGGAGAAGAAAAGATTGCTCGAGCACAAGGAACGTGTAGACCAGTTGCAGCAGGTCATCGATGCACGACGTGAGAAGCAGCAGAAGGAAAGTCTTGAGAATGAGAATTTGAAACGGGAACGAGAGAAGATGGATAAAGAGATCATGGAGCGTGCCGAGAAGGAGAAAGTGATTCTAGAGCACAAGGAAAGGCTAGAGCAACTACAGCAGGTCATCAATGCCAAAAAGGAAGCTGATGCTCTAAAAGAAGGTCTCCCCCCAATGCCTAAGCAGAACGGTGGAAGGGACTTAAAGGAGAACATCGTCCCACTTCAAGAGGAGCAGAAACAGGAAAAGAGGAGCAGAGAGGACGGCGGACTGGACCTTAAGAGGAGGCGCAGAGCTTTGGACCCGCAGGGTGAAGGAGGCGCTGACCTGGATCTTCTGCAGGACGTAGGCGGTTTATACTTAAATCCTGATCTGAAGGGGCAGTTTCTGGCGGAGTCTTTGGTTCACACACGCCAGCTTCAGCAGACATTTCAAAGACAGGAGAATGAAGAGTAG
- the LOC130238055 gene encoding putative sodium-coupled neutral amino acid transporter 10 isoform X2, which produces MALLPQEGICHPFASRASLCAIVFGTMFVGILIPNVETILGLTGATMGSLICFICPALIYKKIMKNAWTAQLVLWVGLGILLISTATTMSISSNEPVKITPAQDVPAKTENKLPNIIAPELPKVPVQENRVEPDPGEKPDRPPIEVEQPAEKKADEPPQIKVPVEVVEQKKKEEEVQLDRPEAGVAVPEGEAHRHEPPIPHDGVQIDEIKNQEELEDEKKQPSIVEEEKKLPAREEEELLAEQGAGQAQEVGSDAVKEEELKEQDGMVKRAVDKANKVENPEDPKQPLVVHKEPENLPEVKQQHGDSEADGQKKLEENEKAPEPQEEKPKEKIVAEEHKDEKVPDGKDGGAEKDGDGDKMEEGQLDHAMLLQVIKEQQEQQKRLLDQQEKLLAVIEEQHKEIHQIKDGEEEPKAVEQQKKHLDQEEKHLPVNEVVPQVKEGEAEPKAPAAGEGAGEVENAVPRQQEGIEVAGKPKVAVDAPEQFQQPQGEPVQVPVAVAVPEQPAAKEAQAVAVVQDQGVEVPKKEELELKNEGVLPEVGARGVPLRQREPEVDKINPDALAEEEEKVKQKLAQLEAEKERIEKEKLEKERIEKEVQARVEKERKEREKREELAREQELEQVRQQKEQLEKERLEAERLKEVREKMEKEIIERAEEKKRLLEHKERVDQLQQVIDARREKQQKESLENENLKREREKMDKEIMERAEKEKVILEHKERLEQLQQVINAKKEADALKEGLPPMPKQNGGRDLKENIVPLQEEQKQEKRSREDGGLDLKRRRRALDPQGEGGADLDLLQDVGGLYLNPDLKGQFLAESLVHTRQLQQTFQRQENEE; this is translated from the exons CTGGTTCTGTGGGTCGGTCTGGGGATCCTGCTCATCAGCACTGCCACCACAATGTCCATTTCCTCCAATGAGCCGGTGAAAATAACCCCCGCTCAGGATGTCCCCGCAAAAACCGAGAACAAGCTTCCCAACATCATCGCCCCCGAGTTACCTAAAGTTCCAg TGCAAGAGAATAGAGTGGAACCTGATCCAGGAGAGAAGCCAGATAGGCCCCCGATTGAGGTTGAACAGCCAGCAGAGAAGAAAGCAGACGAGCCCCCTCAAATTAAAGTTCCTGTGGAAGTGGTTGAGCAAAAGAAAAAAGAGGAAGAGGTTCAGCTGGACCGCCCTGAAGCAG GTGTAGCGGTCCCAGAAGGCGAAGCGCACCGCCATGAGCCGCCCATCCCTCATGATGGAGTTCAGATTGATGAGATCAAAAACCAAGAGGAGCTGGAGGATGAAAAGAAACAACCCTCCATTGTGGAGGAAGAAAAGAAGCTTCCTGCCAGAGAGGAGGAGGAGCTTCTTGCTGAGCAGGGGGCGGGGCAAGCACAAGAGGTGGGGTCTGATGCTGTAAAAGAGGAGGAGCTGAAAGAACAGGACGGCATGGTGAAAAGGGCTGTTGACAAGGCTAACAAAGTGGAAAACCCAGAAGATCCAAAGCAGCCATTGGTGGTCCATAAAGAACCAGAAAACCTGCCTGAAGTGAAACAACAGCATGGTGACAGTGAAGCCGACGGACAGAAGAAGCTAGAGGAGAATGAGAAAGCCCCTGAACCTCAGGAAGAGAAAC CGAAGGAGAAGATTGTTGCGGAGGAGCACAAGGACGAGAAGGTTCCAGATGGGAAAGATGGAGGAGCGGAGAAAGATGGAGATGGAGACAAGATGGAAG AGGGTCAGTTGGACCATGCTATGCTGCTGCAGGTAATTAAGGAGCAGCAGGAACAGCAAAAAAGGCTCCTGGACCAACAGGAAAAGCTCTTGGCAGTGATTGAGGAGCAGCACAAGGAGATTCACCAAATTAAGGATGGAGAGGAAGAACCAAAAGCAGTAGAACAGCAGAAAAAGCACTTGGACCAGGAGGAAAAACACTTGCCTGTGAATGAGGTGGTCCCCCAAGTAAAGGAAGGAGAAGCTGAGCCAAAGGCACCAGCAGCAG GAGAGGGTGCGGGTGAGGTCGAGAATGCTGTGCCGAGGCAGCAGGAAGGCATAGAGGTGGCAGGGAAGCCTAAAGTTGCTGTTGATGCTCCAGAACAATTCCAGCAACCCCAGGGAGAGCCAGTGCAGGTTCCTGTAGCGGTCGCAGTGCCTGAGCAGCCTGCAGCAAAAGAGGCTCAAGCTGTGGCTGTAGTGCAAGACCAAGGTGTTGAAGTTCCCaagaaggaggagctggagctgaaAAATGAAGGAGTGCTTCCTGAGGTTGGTGCCCGTGGTGTTCCATTGCGCCAGCGTGAACCAGAAGTGGACAAAATCAATCCTGATGCTCTTGCAGAGGAAGAGGAGaaagtaaaacagaaattggccCAACTGGAGGCAGAGAAGGAGAgaatagaaaaagaaaagttgGAGAAGGAAAGGATTGAGAAGGAGGTGCAGGCCCGGGTGGAGAAGGAGAGGAAGGAACGGGAAAAGAGAGAAGAGCTTGCACGAGAACAGGAGCTAGAACAAGTGCGGCAGCAGAAGGAACAGTTAGAGAAGGAAAGGCTCGAAGCGGAGAGGTTGAAAGAGGTAAGAGAGAAGATGGAAAAAGAGATCATAGAACGTGCTGAGGAGAAGAAAAGATTGCTCGAGCACAAGGAACGTGTAGACCAGTTGCAGCAGGTCATCGATGCACGACGTGAGAAGCAGCAGAAGGAAAGTCTTGAGAATGAGAATTTGAAACGGGAACGAGAGAAGATGGATAAAGAGATCATGGAGCGTGCCGAGAAGGAGAAAGTGATTCTAGAGCACAAGGAAAGGCTAGAGCAACTACAGCAGGTCATCAATGCCAAAAAGGAAGCTGATGCTCTAAAAGAAGGTCTCCCCCCAATGCCTAAGCAGAACGGTGGAAGGGACTTAAAGGAGAACATCGTCCCACTTCAAGAGGAGCAGAAACAGGAAAAGAGGAGCAGAGAGGACGGCGGACTGGACCTTAAGAGGAGGCGCAGAGCTTTGGACCCGCAGGGTGAAGGAGGCGCTGACCTGGATCTTCTGCAGGACGTAGGCGGTTTATACTTAAATCCTGATCTGAAGGGGCAGTTTCTGGCGGAGTCTTTGGTTCACACACGCCAGCTTCAGCAGACATTTCAAAGACAGGAGAATGAAGAGTAG
- the ndufaf8 gene encoding NADH dehydrogenase [ubiquinone] 1 alpha subcomplex assembly factor 8: protein MSGSNVWTRSRARMRLFPELMAQCSGEATAYGKCVAATTTGKQELTRNMCFREFEALKSCFQSAAKKGVK, encoded by the exons ATGTCGGGTTCAAATGTTTGGACTCGCAGCAGAGCGAGAATGAGACTCTTCCCAGAGCTGATGGCTCAGTGCTCAGGAGAg GCGACTGCTTATGGGAAATGTGTAGCCGCCACAACCACTGGAAAACAGGAGCTGACCAGAAACATGTGCTTCAGAGAATTTGAAGCACTGAAAAGCTGTTTTCAATCTGCt GCAAAAAAAGGAGTAAAGTGA
- the tepsin gene encoding AP-4 complex accessory subunit Tepsin: MASLLERLVFLQKVPTLMRATSDDESPCPGYLFEEISKISHESVGCCQCLLEYLLERLQVESCHIKFKVLKILLHVCGHGPPHFLTELRRNATFIQEVIVYSGPPDPIHGNALYQKVRSSAQELASLLFNDSMSPDSVSSPHKSVTHSVGMGSESLRSGMQGFGYSPGRKESSSGTLLDKIQKAAEVVASAVLPPTEHPGLRLHDNHYHAVVAPSAAVEIAVPACAYNIQSHSHRTSHRCPGQAGGGWEETDSGHSSSHNSSQEIAEASQASMGRSSKSGGSGSHSGASRESGDLSERVEAIQLGDCGQETALINQLTSGSKVFLSREENQHFIKECSTLNCEVVVELLSRKLQDHTQIVQMRALCALACLMSSDFLSLDHIFNIIHKRLAQLSEGTTGPVANKATKLLRQFEALLGCVTNPRFDRIGRSSSTNPSSSDQPSASVTIPFISGQTGEPTTPVIPSEMTFTQGNSTAPGSHMSREQEEGERRNTDTSKSSDSQRLSLFSGMELVNRSKPVCLVEPVPVDAQPCGEATTDTDCALEKISTESPTSAEQLSAFSFLNL; the protein is encoded by the exons ATGGCTTCATTACTGGAACGGTTGGTTTTCCTACAAAAA GTGCCAACGCTTATGCGAGCAACATCAGATGACGAATCGCCCTGTCCTGGCTATCTCTTCGAGGAAATCAGCA AAATTTCCCATGAGTCAGTGGGCTGCTGCCAGTGTCTTCTGGAGTACCTTTTGGAGAGACTACAAGTGGAGTCGTGCCACATTAAATTTAAG GTTCTGAAGATTCTCCTGCATGTATGTGGCCATGGACCACCTCACTTCCTCACTGAGCTACGGCGAAATGCTACATTCATACAAGAAGTAATTG TTTACAGTGGGCCACCAGACCCTATACATGGAAATGCACTCTATCAGAAAGTCCGAAGCTCGGCTCAG GAGTTGGCTAGTCTGCTCTTTAATGATTCAATGTCTCCAGATTCTGTATCGTCTCCACACAAATCAGTGACTCACTCTGTGG GAATGGGCTCAGAGTCCCTTAGGTCTGGGATGCAGGGTTTCGGATACAGCCCTGGACGGAAAGAGTCCA GTTCAGGGACTCTGTTGGACAAGATTCAGAAAGCTGCTGAGGTGGTTGCCAGCGCAGTCCTTCCTCCGACTGAGCATCCTGGCCTCCGTCTCCACGACAACCACTACCACGCTGTGGTGGCGCCCTCTGCTGCTGTGGAGATAGCAGTGCCAGCATGCGCCTACAACATCCAATCCCACAGCCATAGAA CATCTCACAGATGCCCGGGGCAGGCTGGTGGAGGCTGGGAGGAAACAGACAGCGGGCACAGCTCCTCTCACAACTCCTCCCAGGAGATTGCAGAGGCCAGCCAGGCTTCAATGGGAAGAAGCAGTAAGTCAGGCGGCTCGGGCAGCCACTCCGGGGCGAGTCGGGAGAGCGGTGACCTGTCAGAGCG CGTGGAAGCCATTCAGCTGGGGGACTGTGGTCAGGAGACGGCACTGATCAACCAGTTGACCAGCGGATCTAAAGTCTTCCTGTCCAGAGAGGAGAACCAGCACTTCATCAAAGA ATGCTCAACTCTCAACTGTGAGGTGGTTGTTGAACTTCTTTCTCGCAAACTACAAGACCACACACAGATCGTCCAGATG AGGGCGCTGTGTGCACTGGCCTGCCTGATGTCTTCAGACTTCCTCTCTCTAGACCATATTTTTAATATCATTCACAAACGCCTGGCACAGCTTAGCGAAGGAACTACAGGACCTGTCGCCAACAAGGCAACCAAG CTCCTAAGGCAGTTTGAGGCCTTGCTTGGCTGTGTCACAAACCCCAGATTTGACCGTATTGGACGTTCATCTTCCACCAACCCGTCGTCTTCAGATCAGCCCTCTGCATCCGTCACCATCCCCTTCATTTCAGGACAAACCGGAGAACCCACAACCCCTGTCATCCCGTCAGAGATGACATTTACACAAGGTAACAGCACCGCACCAGGGTCTCATATGAGCAGGGAACAAGAAGAGGGTGAACGCAGAAACACAGACACCTCGAAAAGCTCCGATTCACAGAGACTATCGCTCTTCAGTGGGATGGAGCTCGTGAACAGAAGCAAGCCAGTCTGTTTGGTGGAGCCTGTTCCTGTTGATGCTCAGCCCTGTGGAGAAGCCACTACAGACACAGACTGTGCACTGGAGAAAATAAGTACAGAATCACCCACATCTGCTGAACAACTGTCTGCCTTCTCCTTCCTCAATCTCTGA